The region GTCGACGGGTAGGGCCTGGTTCAGTCGCTGGCTGACAACACGGATGTCGACGGTCCGGGGACCTGACCGCTGGTCGGCAGGAGTCCAGGTGCGGATCATGGCTGCGGCTTCGACTGATCGCGCCCGCCACGAGTCGCTGCCGGAGAATCCGCCCGCGCGGAGCTCGGCCGTCATCGTGGCCGCGACCGCACGTGCGTCGCCCACAATGCTCTCGTCGGGCTGCACAAGCCAGCCAAGCTTCGACGGATCCACGTCCACCTGGAGCAGCCGCTTGTCCTGGAACAGCTCACCGCCCAGGGTCGTGTACTTGTTCAGGGCCGCGCCGAAGGCGAGAACGCAGTCGCTGTCGTTGAGGATCTGGCTCGCGCCCTCGTGCGAAAGGCTGCCCATGATGCCCAGATGCCGCGGGTGGTCCCGGAAAAGTCCGCGCGCGAGCCCCGTGGTGAACAGGGGCGCGCCAAGCAGATCGGCCAGCGCCACCAGCTCTGCTTCGGCAGCCGCCGCGACGACGCCCCGTCCGGCGAGCACGATCGGACGGGAAGAAGCAGCGACGAGTCCCAAAGCCTGATCGAGCGCACCGCCGGTAACCGGCGCGATCTGAGTCGGCCACACCGGCTCCGCGACCTGCCCCTCGGACGCGCTCTCCGCCACGGAGATCGGCAAGGGAACGTTAAGGACCACCGGTGCGCCTGAGCCGCGTAGCCGCCGGAGGGCTCGAGCGAAGTCGCGGACGACCGTGTCAGGCCGGTGGATGCGCTCGTGCGCAACGCCGAGTGAAGCGCAGACGGCGCCGATGTCGAGGCGCTGGAGGTGGGTAGCCTCCGCGGGCGGATCACCGGTGATCAACAGAATCGGCGCAGGAAACCGAGCCGCTTCGACGAGGGCGGTGAGCGTGTTGGTGAATCCGGGTCCGTGCGTGACCGTCGCGACGCCGGGACGACCGGTCATGCGCGCGTAGACGTCGGCCATCGACAACGCACCGGCTTCGTGCACCGCGCGTACGAAGCGGCCGCCGTCAAGCTCGAACGCACTGGTCAGGTACATGTTCGCATCGCCCATGAGCCCGAACACGGTGTCGACTCCGTGAGCCTGAAGCAGCGACGCCAGCTGCTCATAGACCTTCATCGAGCCCCTTCCGTCCAGGGTCGCACCACTCTCGCAGAAACCCCGTCGATACTCAATGCCATACTCTGTTACGTATTTACGTACATCTCGACCGCGTGTTGCACATCGAAGTTGAAGTCAAGATCTGGGGCTCGGTCAATGGTCTCCTGCGGCCGAATGAGTCCGAGTTACCTATATAAGTAAAAGAATCCGCACTTGCGTATCTGCACCTTACCGACAATAGTGAGCGAAGCCAGCCGGTCAGTTTGCCGGGAAGTCGATGTTGGTAGCCGACATCGATGATCCGGAGGTCCTGTTCGCACGCTTCGCGGGAGCCTTTGACGCGCTCCACGCGGCTTATGAGCGGGTACTACGGCTGGTGCGAGCCGTGCTGGTGGTCCGGCCGGTTGAGGTGTGCGGGAAGGAGTCGACATGGGTGTCGAACTGTTGGAAATGGCCTCCATCGCGCGGGAACTACCAAAGACCGCCGGGGCCGAGATCCGGAGTTCGTGGGAGCGTTGCTGGTCGTCCGGCGTGCGTCCGGACTTGTCGCTCGACCGCCTCGAGACCGCGGAAGTCGACCAGGACAGCCGGTTCATGCGCGCCGCGCTGCCGGTGCTGGATCGAGTCGCCGATGAGCTGGCGGAGACGTCCTTCTTTACCGTGCTCGCCGACTGCGCGGCCCGAATCGTGGACCGTGGCCGGATCAGTCATCGCATCGAGGAGGTCCTCGACAGCACGGGGGTCGTGCTCGGCCGGCGGTTCACCGAGGATTCCACCGGGACCAACGGGATCGCCACTCCGTTCGAGCTGCGCCGGGGCTTGGCCGTCTCCGGCGGCGAGCATTTCGCGCAGTCGCTTCGGTGTTACAGCTGCTACGGCTACCCGATCATCAATCCGGTGACCCGCAGACTCGAAGGCGTACTGACCCTCGCCGGGCCGGCGGGCGAGGAGAACCCCTTGTTCGGTCCGTTTCTCCGGTCGGCGGCGGCGGAGATCGAACAGGCTCTGCTGGCGAATTCCCGCGATACCGAACGACGGTTGCTGGCCGCGTTCGATGCCGCAGTCGCCAGGCGCGACGGGCGTGCCGTGGTGGCCTTGGGGGACACCGGGGTCGTGCTGGCCAACCAGGTGGCACTGGATCATTTCGATTCCGCGGATCACGGTCGGCTCCGAGAGCTGGCCGCCGGATTGCGCTGGGGTGGTGGGGGGCGCGCTGTGGACTTCGAGACGACCAGTGGGCTGCGCCTCAGGATGCAGCTGGAGGTGGTCGACGGGTATGGCAACGTCCTGATCCGCTTCGTTCCCGCGTACCGTTCGCGGCCCGCTCCTGTGCGCGGGCCTAGCTTGCTCGGTGGGGCTCGTGAGTCGACCGAACGGGAGTTGGTGCGCTGCAGCACGCACCGGCTGGCCACGGTCGTCGCAGGCGAGCCTGGCACCGGTCGGACGAGTATCGCGCTGCGCTTGGCGGAGAGCACCGATGCCGCAGTCGTCGCTTTGAGTGGTGTCGACGTGGATTTTCAGGGGCGGGTGGGCTGGCTCGATCGCCTCCGCCGCGCGGGGGACTCCGGTGCGCTGGTGATCGTCGACGGATTCGAGCTTCTCGATGATCGACTCTCGCGGGCCGTCGGGGAGAGCATTGCCAGCGGAGCTTGGATCGTCCTCATCGGACCGCCGGTGGAGCAGCTCGAACCCGAGCACCGGCACCTTGCGTTCCGGTGTCCGGGGCGTATCGAGCTGATGCCCTTGCATGCACGGCGGGCGGAGATTCCTGCGCTGGCACAAGCCATTCTCGCCGAGGAGACCGGCGGGTTGGCGCGGTTCACGCCGGAAGCGCTGGCCCGCCTCGCGGAGCTTGATTGGCCCGGCAATGTGCGGGAGCTGGACCACGTGGTGCGGAGGTGCGCAGCACACCGCAGTGCGGGTGACGTGCTCATCAGTGATCTTCCGCCGGAGTACCGCTCTGGTCCGGAAAGAACGCGAATGAGCCCGTGGGAACGGGCCGACCACGACGTGATAGTCGCCGCGCTCGAGCGCAACGGCGGCAACAAGGTGAGGGCGGCGAAAGACCTCGGAATCAGCCGCGGGACGTTGTACAACCGGATCAGGACACTGCGCATCAAGGTCTGAGGCTGCCGTCCGTGTGCAGAGTTTGAACAGTTTCGCCGATGTGCTTGCGGCAACATCCACGACCGTCCCAACGGGCATCACCCTGCCCCGCTTCCCACCTCGGAGGTGGCACCCAGGGCACCGAAGCAGCGTTGACCGGCGGAGATCGGAGCCGCTCCCTCGATGTCAGAGCCGTGAACATCGCCCGCTGACCGGCGCGGCTTCCCGCACGACTGTCCGCAACGACGCGAAAGGAACATGTCGTGAAAGTCAAAGCAGCAGTGAGCCTAGCTGTGCACCATCCGTTCGAGATCATGGAACTGAATCTGGACGGGCCTGGCGTGGGTGAGGTCCTGATCAAGAACGTGGCCGCCGGGCTGTGCCATTCGGACCTGCACCTCACCGATGGGGACATGCCGCCTCGTTACCCGATCGTCGGCGGGCACGAGGGCTCCGGAATCGTGGAGGAGGTGGGGCCGGGCGTCACCAAGGTCAAG is a window of Saccharopolyspora phatthalungensis DNA encoding:
- a CDS encoding thiamine pyrophosphate-binding protein: MKVYEQLASLLQAHGVDTVFGLMGDANMYLTSAFELDGGRFVRAVHEAGALSMADVYARMTGRPGVATVTHGPGFTNTLTALVEAARFPAPILLITGDPPAEATHLQRLDIGAVCASLGVAHERIHRPDTVVRDFARALRRLRGSGAPVVLNVPLPISVAESASEGQVAEPVWPTQIAPVTGGALDQALGLVAASSRPIVLAGRGVVAAAAEAELVALADLLGAPLFTTGLARGLFRDHPRHLGIMGSLSHEGASQILNDSDCVLAFGAALNKYTTLGGELFQDKRLLQVDVDPSKLGWLVQPDESIVGDARAVAATMTAELRAGGFSGSDSWRARSVEAAAMIRTWTPADQRSGPRTVDIRVVSQRLNQALPVDCTIVSDVGRFVAGVWPYLDRCRPGRFTAMTGFGSIGLGVAAGIGAAVAGVSELTVALVGDGGFMMHASELATAARERLPLLVLVFNDGAYGAEYHKLTALGFDPRHAYNDWPDLSAVASAAGAEAHLVTQLEDVDVLAKRVASLEAPLVVDIRLDPTHHLSF
- a CDS encoding sigma-54-dependent Fis family transcriptional regulator translates to MGVELLEMASIARELPKTAGAEIRSSWERCWSSGVRPDLSLDRLETAEVDQDSRFMRAALPVLDRVADELAETSFFTVLADCAARIVDRGRISHRIEEVLDSTGVVLGRRFTEDSTGTNGIATPFELRRGLAVSGGEHFAQSLRCYSCYGYPIINPVTRRLEGVLTLAGPAGEENPLFGPFLRSAAAEIEQALLANSRDTERRLLAAFDAAVARRDGRAVVALGDTGVVLANQVALDHFDSADHGRLRELAAGLRWGGGGRAVDFETTSGLRLRMQLEVVDGYGNVLIRFVPAYRSRPAPVRGPSLLGGARESTERELVRCSTHRLATVVAGEPGTGRTSIALRLAESTDAAVVALSGVDVDFQGRVGWLDRLRRAGDSGALVIVDGFELLDDRLSRAVGESIASGAWIVLIGPPVEQLEPEHRHLAFRCPGRIELMPLHARRAEIPALAQAILAEETGGLARFTPEALARLAELDWPGNVRELDHVVRRCAAHRSAGDVLISDLPPEYRSGPERTRMSPWERADHDVIVAALERNGGNKVRAAKDLGISRGTLYNRIRTLRIKV